The DNA region GCAGGATGTCTCCAGGAACTCCAACTGGTGATTCTatattggctgtaggtgtggatgtaAGCATGATGGCTGTCTGTCCATGTTAGACCATTGACAGACTCtagacctgtccagggtgtactctgACAGCCAGGATGGGCTCCAGGCCCCTATGGCCCCGAATTGgatatgagaaaaaaataattgatttatttattatttaccaGGCCACCTTTTGCCAAGTTTTCTTAGTTGCTAATGTTTAGAGAGGTCACATATTTTAAAGCTAAACATCCATGTGCAAAATGCTGACTACTGCAGAGACAGACTTTCATTTGAATAAGTTTCAAGTTTCAAGTGTTATTAGTCATATACAGATAACAGCGGCACATCACTACTGGCAATGAAATTCTAAATATTGTACATAGAAAACCCCCCAAATTGCACATAAAGTAACacttatgtatatataaaatataataaagaaatataagttgagaaacagaaaattaaaaatatgagaTGAGGTGCAACTCCCCACTCCAGCCACTCATAAGAAAAGGCCAGCTTCACAGAACTGAAAATGCCTGGCACTAGTTTATTTGGGACAATGccaaaacagcaaacaaaggTTTAAGTTCCCTCTTCTTCcctaactgaaaataaaaggcaaagaaagaccaTTTTTATTGCCTGTGCTCCTAACCAACAAAAAAGAGACAACAGGATTAAATAAAAATGGCTTCTTAATCCCACTACTGCTGCAGTTTATAACCACCTACTGGAAATAAGTCTGACTGCTGGCATTATAAACCAAGCTCGTACATAAAGGTACCGAATGGCCGGTGATGGGTGGCCCAACACCCCATTCCCATACATAGAAGGGATGCCTTCTATGAAAATGGTAACAAATCAGGACGATTTCTAGCTAACCAGtcaaaataagttaaaaaatgaCTATATGTGCCATTAAAGACTCATCTGGAAGCCCTGaaaagtatgcccaataataaacatagattacttaatttgacaGACACAGTAAACACACTGAAACCACAGTATTGTCTCTAAATgtagaaaaagcatttgatagAGTTGATAGGGTAGGGCTCAGCCTTTAACTGTGTGAACTTCATTTATTTAAACTGCACTTTGAATGGAATGActttgaaaaataatttcaagAGGAATTCAGTTTAGACATCACCTATGACCTCACCTGGATTTTAGCCTTCTGATGGCTTAAAATATCTTACCTCAGgtaaagaaatcaaaaaagTAAGGAATCAACACTTCAGTTTCCTGACTAATACTTTGCGTAACACCCAAAATTAATCATTTGCTAACCTATCTTGCTAACCTAATTAAACATACACGTGGCAGTATTTTTTCATGAGAAGTAATAGTTCACTAAGTTCAAAGTTCATCATTTACAACAGTACAGAAGTTAAACATGACTGACTTTTATGGTGCCACACCCAAAGAAACAGTCCAAAGAAAGGACACCAGTGCTATTTAGAAAGCAACTGAGTTAGAAGATGAGGTGAGcagctgcttttctgtttttgtttttttgtttgtttttttgtttgtttgtttttttttttttgtttttttttttgggggggggtatGTGAtttgaatatattatatttatatatattatttatgaatgtgcatttgttttcattttgaatcCCCATAGTTCTTCTCAGAGTCTGTCAACGCTGGAGTCCAAACTGGAGGCTCTGCAGTGCCACTTCAGCTGGAATCTGGACTGTAGCAGGTCCACACTTTTCCGTCTCAAGTACAATTTGGAGGACATTGGCACCGAAGAGGGGAAGAGCTGGTTGGGTCACATTTATAACTTGCAGGGGTTCATTCACTACCAGCTGGGCTTCAGTGAAGATGCTCTGCGTTTCTTCAGCAGGGCCACAGAAGCCTTCCGTCAGATGAGAAACACAGTATCAGATGAGGGTCCCTGGCTGGTAGTGAACTATGGGAACCTGGCTTGGCTACACAACCAACAGGGAGAACAAGTACAAAGTCAGAATTACCTGTCAAAAATTAATGCACTGATGAATGAATACCCATCTCCATCCCAGGATGAACTCCATCCAGAGATCTATGCAGAAAAAGCCTGGACCCTGATGAAgttcaacaaagaaaaaaagctgctgGCTATAGATTACTTCCAGAGAGCTATCAGGATGCAGCCTGACATGGTGGCATGGCAGACCAGCTATGTGTTAGCATTAGTGAATGCTCATAACAATAGCGACCATGCCATCGTGGAAAAAATGAGAATCGCCAAAGAACACGATTCAGAGAACTTGTACCTTGCTGCACTTTACCTTGATGCATGTCCTcaaaaaggaacaaaaatgaAAGATGAAGTATGCACATTGGCCAGAAGAGTTTTAAAAAAGCCAGTTAGTAGCTACAGTGGTATCAATCCAATACTTATGCTTTACAGTAAATATTTATCTGTACATGAAGCTATTGATTTGATAGAAGAAGCTCTGGAAAGACATCCAGATGAACGTTACCTGAAGTGGTGTGCTGCAAACTGCTACAGAAGTAGGATCTTTTTCAAGCAGACAAGGACCGGTCTGCTCGAGCGCAGCATGATTGACAAAGCCATCAGTCTCTGTAAGGAGGTGATTTCCCTTTACCCTCATTCTTCACTTAACATGAAAATAACTCTTGCAGACCTATATGTAAAGGTAAATGAGCACGACAAAGCTGACCAGATATATAATGAACTGCTAGAAAGTGACCTGGAATATAAAGAGCAACAGATGCTTTAcaacaaatatgcaaaacatttatattttaatggaAAGTTGATTGATAGACAAAAGTCAATAGAATATCACAAGAAGGCAGCAGCGATACCACACCAATCCTTCTTTCGCGAAAACAGCATTACAATGCTGAAGAAATACACTGAAAAATATGGTAGCAGAGAAATAGAGGAATTTCTAATGAAGCTGCAACAGTAAGAGCTCACACTAAGGTTATGGAGAAGAAAgagaataaagataaagaacatTTACTATGCTGGCAGTCTAAATGTTTGTAACGAAActaataattaattattattgatTCAGATATTGTTATAACAGTAACAATAACATATATGACCTGAAAAAGAACTGTattgattttaatattgttCCATTAATGTTACTGACTCTTACCcaagttttgcagtttgcatttgttttttgttcattcatttagttgtgttttacataaaaggtctaattttgaaaaagctgaataattttttttaagagcTTTTGTAGTTGTCTCTTGTTATCCTCTGCGGCTGAGACAATAAAATGAAGCTACTGGAAAATGATCTGGAACACTATGACACCTTCTGAAATGAGATCATAACAGTTATGTGTAAAGGAATGCAGAGTGATCAGCGGACATCTCCAAGCTGGCACGGGCTCATGATGCGAAAAAAGAAGTGAGCAGCTGCACGGTGGATTTCAAGCAGTACTGTCCTCAGCTTCTCACAGACAGTTTACAAAATGTGCACATCGACAAAGACTGAAGCAGATAGTGCAAATCAGGGGTATCAAACTGATTTTACATCGCAGGCCACATACAGCCACTTTGATCTCAAGTGGACCAGTGAAACCCTCTTTTCTGTTAGTGTAAAGAAGTCACATCTTTAACTgcttttctacatgataaagaaaaagctgagaaagaaagaaatctgtcagcacctCTCTTTGGACTTGAATtctaagaaataaatgtgtaaaattactgaAAAAGTACTGGTCCACTCTTAGAAAGAAtaagttaaacattttttaattctaaTGTAATGTGTAAAAcactaaatattttaaaaatgtgcactgtttttgtgttattttcagaATCCAGCAAAAGCAGGATCTAAAACAAGCAGTTCAGTATTAATGTGATTGTGTTTAAGTGTATATTAACTATTATATTCTAACAATATAAATTGAATGAATGTAAATATCCAATTATTGGTCTTTTTCACAGTCCTACCAAACAATCAGATCACAGTATTTCCTGTTGCTGAAATAAATTGTTTTCCCTTCACATGCTCGTTCTCATATTCAGTGTCAAGAAGTCTgtcacacgcacacatatattAATGCTATTTTATGATTACTTGTTACGAATTTCATACattgtttgtcacacttacactAATATAAGAGGTAGGGAGGAGACTGGGGGAGAGAGATATCTGAGGATAACTTTGAGTGATATTGTTAGATATTACACTTTTAATAAACAATGGCAGAGTATCCAATGTTGACATTAATGTGAACAGTATCTTTAAGTCCACCCTTTATGTTGCCTGACATGTGTGTCTGTAATGTCATCATTAAATTAAGCTAATACAGTAGTGTTAAATAACCGCTGTTTGTTCCAGGAGCAATTAAAATGAACTTAGCCAAAGACTACTGGATAAACTTACCAATGTAACACAGTGTCCACCAGTAGATGTGAGCTATTAGCAGTTTGTTGTGAACCAGGAAATTACACTGTTTAGGTCATTGTTAGGCCAAGCTGAGATGCCACAGGATGTTCTAACTGCTTTAAATGAGCTGTCAACTCTAGTCAACACAGGTGAAAACTGTAATCTGAACTTCAATCAGGTGTCACTATTACAAGGAGATATGGGGCAACGAAAATACAGTACATGTTAAATGATAAGATATACGTGTTCAAATAGTGTCAATTAACAcacaactatttttttttttatttctatatgataattcttcttaattaaacaataagaacaagtagtctgatgtcctataatcattatgaagctataaatttaaatacaataacacattaagtttttgtacaaagtattgGTATCGGATCTGTATCGTCGAGACCAACTTCTTCTTTTGAGTTCTCTACTAAGTACGTCTGCTCAGATACACAAGTTTTTTTGTAACTGCAGCTGTCAAAGCTGTCATTGTGACGTTCAACCCCAATTTTACAGAATCCagttaataattataataaagttAAGAGAAGAGTGGCTAAAATACAACAGATGCACTATAGATGCTGTTCTCATGTTCCCTGGTTGGCTTAAATCTGAAAGGGTCAGCAATTCTGTCTCCTCATTTCTGTTGTGCTATAGTTCCTCATGTTCCATAGGTACTTCAGGAGACCCACTTTGCCATCCCTTAAGGTGACAATATACCGTCATTGTAGGGCTGAtggatataacgatatatatcggatgacgatatgaaAACCTCTATTGTTTCATATTATGCTATAATTTGTTTcatggtgtcgcaaaataaactgtttacggcaatattttttttatcggTTTgacggtcactgtagtggctatattaatttcttaaagttctctctttctcttatatttaaaataaccacactaTGGATGGACAAGTGACTGTTTTTACACGTTGACGTTAGAAACAACAACAGTGAACCCAGCGTGTGCCTCCGCAGTccgcttgtttttttttttcacataaacctttcacaataaagctgaagagcctgttgagacttttcaaaataaattgaaattatgacaaaatacattattctcAAACATTTTAGAATAGGCCTCAAACAAATTacctgaaataaaaacatgaagtaACAATAAATGGCGCTTACAGGCAGCACGTGGATGCACTTTACCACTGGACTGGAAGAGCTTATAGGCAAACTAATCACTTCCTCAAAAAACAGTTATGGAAGGCAAGATGCTATTGTAGTTCAATGCACACCTAGACTTAGAATGTAACAGTGTCTTCTCAGCATGTTGGGCAGAAGGTGACAAAGTTGGTTTATTTGCCCATtgaacaaagacagacaatgtCAGAATTCAACTCTGTTGTAAGACCATCAGACCTTTGGGTGCTGCATTGCTGTTATTTCTGCATGTCTATACAGAAGTTTAATATGCTTTATCAGATCAAGCCTTTAATTGAACACGCACAAAGCCAAAGCAGCCTGGACAGCTGGAAGCTGCCAGTAACACTGAGTCTTAGGATATAGGAGCAGTGAGACACTGAGACTTTTGTTGCATCAAAGTTGTAGCAAGCTACAAAGTTGATGCAACAAAAGTGTCCTATATAAGTCTGAGGTGTGTCAGGTGTTTTGGCATCTACTCATAGATGAAGTTGCTGGGAATGTGTGGAAGAGGCTTTGTTCTGTGAGATCTTCATATCCCACCCTTCACCAGAACTTTGACCAGATTCCGATGGATGCTAAATGGTacatggactggttcttatatagcgcttttctactctgtctgagcactcaaagcgctttatacaactaattcattcacccaatcacacctattcacacaagcacttctaaGCTTAAGTATCTAACGTTCATAAcaattcacactccgatggatgaatcggagagcaacatggggttagtatcttgcccaaggatatttggcatgcagactggagcagcctgggatcaaaccaccgtatgggcagaaatctgtgccatcagaaactgaatttgaataagttaaatttgaatttgaattgtaacttgaataaaagcttttgaaaactgaatttgaattagtctaatttgaaattgaatttatggtttgaaaatgatcatcactaaattgaaattgaattttatatattgaaaatgaattcatttgctttgaaactgcattttatcctttaaaaattcagctctcgaataatttcagtttcactctcaccattcagtttcagttctacaattcaatttcagttccaaaattcagttttttggaacttacttccggttccggttcaagagtaaacgagcgcagattaatagaactacgttttaccagcgggccgaaagtgttactgacgagaatctacagcgtcttgagctgaattaagacttcagaagtcattcgtcatgtcgaatgaccagcggataaactctcaggttggtaataaatgtattacgtgtataagaacaagcgtcatgttaacaattgatagccgtacagtaacttttatgcttattgtagctgttagctaaaaaaagctaatttagcctagtttgccctggatttagctttgacaaacaaatatgatcgactgtttctaatagaaatccaaagttgtcatcttgtaccctgtcagagccttgtatgcttgcagagacccctacagtagggaaacatgcaaaacagcgtccaaacctttgtattttagctttatttatgtcttacacagcatcccaactctttagctaacttaataactttagctaaagtgaatagttagtctaattcattagtgcagcattactggatcacctccgtttgaagtgatatgatatgtgactatcactgtgtttaactaccataataattcttagagtactgagtgcatgcttagttttttttttttttaacatactgctccattgctatgtttgacaggctgaagttgtcgggtcacctcctaaatcgatcatcttttacaggtgttttgtgccagaaatggagtgtccactgaagactgaagatactgaatctctacgcattgccattgatccctcttgtgccttcatctagacaagagacatcaacttaaccactctcacatgctctgtacctacatcaccttccctgacagtcgtagcttggctcatctgagggtgaaattataagaatgtgttatttggcaaagtgctctctagggtt from Pelmatolapia mariae isolate MD_Pm_ZW linkage group LG17, Pm_UMD_F_2, whole genome shotgun sequence includes:
- the LOC134646666 gene encoding interferon-induced protein with tetratricopeptide repeats 2-like, giving the protein MSSSQSLSTLESKLEALQCHFSWNLDCSRSTLFRLKYNLEDIGTEEGKSWLGHIYNLQGFIHYQLGFSEDALRFFSRATEAFRQMRNTVSDEGPWLVVNYGNLAWLHNQQGEQVQSQNYLSKINALMNEYPSPSQDELHPEIYAEKAWTLMKFNKEKKLLAIDYFQRAIRMQPDMVAWQTSYVLALVNAHNNSDHAIVEKMRIAKEHDSENLYLAALYLDACPQKGTKMKDEVCTLARRVLKKPVSSYSGINPILMLYSKYLSVHEAIDLIEEALERHPDERYLKWCAANCYRSRIFFKQTRTGLLERSMIDKAISLCKEVISLYPHSSLNMKITLADLYVKVNEHDKADQIYNELLESDLEYKEQQMLYNKYAKHLYFNGKLIDRQKSIEYHKKAAAIPHQSFFRENSITMLKKYTEKYGSREIEEFLMKLQQ